The region CTTCCGTCGGCGCGACGCGGAAGCAGGAGCGAGGGTGCCATGAGCGTGACCCTGCACGACAGCCTGCTGTTCCACGGGGCCGACTGGGATTTCGGAACGATCCAACGCATCCATGACGCCGTCGAAGCCATCGGCGTCGGCGAGCTGGGGCTCGACGTCTATCCGAACCAGATCGAGGTGATTACCGCCGAGCAGATGCTCGATGCCTATGCGTCGATCGGCATGCCCCTGTTCTACAAGCACTGGTCCTTCGGCAAGCGCTTCGCCCTGCATGAATCGAGCTATCGCCAGGGCCTCATGGGCCTTGCCTACGAGATCGTCATCAACTCGAACCCGTGCATCTCCTACATCATGGAGGAGAACTCGGCGACGATGCAGACGCTCGTCATCGCCCACGCGGCTTTCGGCCACAACCATTTCTTCAAGAACAACTACCTCTTCAAGGAATGGACCGATGCGGACGGGATCCTCGACTATCTCGAATTCGCCAAGGGTTACATCACACGCTGCGAGGAGCGCTACGGGCATGCGGCCGTGGAGCGCGTTCTCGACGCTGCCCATGCCCTGATGTCCCATGGCGTGCACCGCTATCCGCGCAAGAAGCGGCCCGATCTGCGTTCGGAGGAGCGCCGGGAGCGGGAGCGCCATCTCCACCAGGAGCAGACCTTCAATGACCTGTGGCGCACCGTCCCGACCAAGGGGGCGGCCGCCAAGCCACAGCTGAGCGAGGAGCGCCGCCGCGCCCTCCTCGAGCTGCCGCAGGAGAACATCCTGTACTTCCTTGAGAAGTCGGCGCCGCGCCTGCAGCCCTGGCAGCGCGAGATCCTGCGCATCGTGCGCCAGATCGCGCAGTATTTCTATCCGCAGCGCCAGACCAAGGTGATGAACGAGGGCTGTGCCACCTATTGCCATTACCGCATCATGACCCGCCTGCACGAGACGGGACAGATCAGCGACGGTTCCTTCCTCGAATTCCTGCAGTCCCATACCAACGTGACCCGGCAGCCGGAATTCGACGATCCGCATTACGGCGGCATCAATCCCTATGCCCTCGGCTTCGGCATGATGCAGGACATCGAACGCATATGTACCCAGCCGACCACTGAGGACCGGGATTGGTTCCCCGACATTGCAGGCAGCGGGGATGCCATGGCGGTGCTGCGCGAGGTCTGGGCGAACTATCGCGACGAGAGCTTCATCTCGCAGTTTCTGAGTCCGCACCTGATCCGGCAGTGGCGCATGTTCCACCTCGTCGACGATCCGGACCAGCCCGAGCTCATGATCGAAGCGATCCATGACGAGCGGGGATACAGGCGTCTGCGACGCTCGCTTTCGCGCCATTATGATGTCGGCTGGAGCGATCCCGATATCCAGGTCGTTGACGTGGACCTCGCGGGAGATCGGCGCCTGATCCTGCATCATCACGTTCTCAATCGCACCCTGCTGCACAAGGACGACGCCCAGCGGGTCCTGCAGATGGTGGCCAATCTCTGGGGCTATGCGGTGGTGCTGAAAGAGGTGGAACCGGCCACCGGAGCGATCTTCCAGGAGCACGTGGCTCACCCGCACGAAACGCTCTTTTAAAAGACACTTTGACGCAAAAAAGCCTGGGACTCACGCGACCATAGGGTTCCCTGGGCTCGGCCCTGGTTTCGGGGTCGGCTCCCTTGCAGGAGAATACCTATGGAACACAAGCCTGTAGAGAAGCTGCGTAGCGTCGCTGAAGTGCATGAGTTGAGCCAAGGTTTCCTGTCCCGGCGCGAACGCCTCGAGCGTTGGGCCGAAGTGTTGGAGCGCCAGCCGAAGCGGCGCTTGAGGTCACTGGGTGAGATCGAGTTCGTCCCGAAGGACAAGCGGCCGGAACTGAGGTCGGACGAATCACCCGTTACGGTCGCGTTTGAAGATCCGGTCCTGCGCGCCGCCGGCCTGAAGGGCGACACGCTCGGGGATGCCATGGAGTTCTTCGAGTTATCGGAAGGAGCCTCCCACCGCCTTCTCTGCTCTTGCATGAACGGCTGGAGCATGGAAGCAGGCTCGACAGCACGAAAAGTCCATCGTATCGCGAACCCCGATCATCGGCTCATGCTGTTCACGACGGCCGGGCTGCTCACAGCCGCCCC is a window of Microvirga lotononidis DNA encoding:
- a CDS encoding SpoVR family protein, which produces MSVTLHDSLLFHGADWDFGTIQRIHDAVEAIGVGELGLDVYPNQIEVITAEQMLDAYASIGMPLFYKHWSFGKRFALHESSYRQGLMGLAYEIVINSNPCISYIMEENSATMQTLVIAHAAFGHNHFFKNNYLFKEWTDADGILDYLEFAKGYITRCEERYGHAAVERVLDAAHALMSHGVHRYPRKKRPDLRSEERRERERHLHQEQTFNDLWRTVPTKGAAAKPQLSEERRRALLELPQENILYFLEKSAPRLQPWQREILRIVRQIAQYFYPQRQTKVMNEGCATYCHYRIMTRLHETGQISDGSFLEFLQSHTNVTRQPEFDDPHYGGINPYALGFGMMQDIERICTQPTTEDRDWFPDIAGSGDAMAVLREVWANYRDESFISQFLSPHLIRQWRMFHLVDDPDQPELMIEAIHDERGYRRLRRSLSRHYDVGWSDPDIQVVDVDLAGDRRLILHHHVLNRTLLHKDDAQRVLQMVANLWGYAVVLKEVEPATGAIFQEHVAHPHETLF